A genomic stretch from Mesoplodon densirostris isolate mMesDen1 chromosome 3, mMesDen1 primary haplotype, whole genome shotgun sequence includes:
- the LOC132486400 gene encoding protocadherin gamma-B2 isoform X16, which produces MRPSAERSGRARWRQVLLPFLLSLFRGALPDQIRYSIPEELAKNSVVGNLAKNLGLSVRDLPARKLRVTAEKEYFIVNPESGDLLVSDRIDREQICGKKPLCILDFDTVAENPLNIFHVSVIVQDINDNTPLFKQSKIDLKIGESTKPGKAFPLDPALDLDAGPNSLQRYNLNENEHFDLTEKQTPDGRKYPELILKHPLDREEQNFHHLVLTAVDGGDPPQSGTTQIQIQVTDANDNPPVFSQDVYRVSLQEGVPPGFLVLQLTATDQDEGVNAEIIYSFHNVDEQVEQFFNLDRRTGEITTKDDFDFEIASSYTLTIEAKDPGDLAAHCSVQVEILDENDCAPEVIVTSIFTPLPEDSPPGTVIALIKTRDRDSGENGEVYCQILGKAEFILKSYSKNYYKLVTDRTLDREEIPEYNVTIMATDRGKQPLSSSISITLRLTDVNDNAPVFHQASYVVHVPENNPPGASIAQVSASDPDLGPNSHVSYSILASDLEPRALSSYVSVSAQSGVVFAQRAFDHEQLRAFELTLQARDHGSPALSANVSLRVLVGDRNDNAPRVLYPALGPDGSALFDTVPRGAQPGHLVTKVVAVDADSGHNAWLSYHVLQASEPGLFSVGLRTGEVRTARALGDRDAARQRLLVVVRDGGQPPLSATATLLLVFADSLQEALPDLSDHSEPTDPQAELQFYLVVALALISVLFLLAVILAVALHLRRSSSPAAWGCFQPGVCVKSGPVVPPNYSEGTLPYSYNLCVASQSAKAEFNFLSVTPEMAPPQDLLCEDASWVPSSNHGDAGVPFASGTILKRHRWTEISRTGTGTAVGPRESSCSRPPTHSFRWRRPRTLWYHAHPRDGSRCKR; this is translated from the exons ATGAGGCCGAGCGCAGAGAGGAGCGGCCGAGCGCGGTGGCGGCAGGTACTGTTGCCCTTCCTGCTGTCTTTGTTCCGCGGGGCTCTCCCAGACCAAATTCGCTACTCAATTCCCGAGGAGCTGGCCAAGAACTCGGTGGTAGGAAACCTCGCCAAGAATCTGGGGCTCAGTGTCCGGGACTTGCCGGCCCGGAAGTTGCGGGTTACCGCGGAGAAGGAATATTTTATTGTAAACCCTGAGAGCGGGGACTTACTTGTGAGTGATAGAATAGACCGAGAGCAGATTTGTGGGAAGAAGCCTCTGTGCATTCTGGATTTCGATACTGTCGCTGAAAACCCACTAAATATTTTCCATGTATCAGTAATAGTACAGGATATAAATGACAACACTCCGCTATTCAAACAGAGTAAGATTGACTTAAAAATTGGAGAATCCACTAAGCCAGGTAAAGCATTTCCACTAGACCCGGCGCTGGATTTGGATGCTGGTCCTAATTCACTGCAAAGATACAACCTTAATGAAAATGAGCACTTTGATCTCACAGAGAAACAGACTCCAGATGGACGTAAATATCCTGAGTTGATTCTGAAACATCCTCTGGACAGAGAAGAGCAGAATTTTCATCATCTGGTCCTGACAGCTGTAGACGGTGGGGACCCACCCCAAAGTGGCACCACCCAGATCCAAATCCAAGTCACAGATGCCAACGATAATCCCCCAGTGTTCAGCCAGGACGTGTACAGGGTCAGCCTGCAAGAGGGCGTGCCCCCTGGCTTCTTAGTGCTTCAACTGACAGCCACCGACCAGGACGAGGGCGTCAACGCAGAGATCATCTACTCCTTCCATAATGTGGATGAACAAGTGGAACAATTTTTTAACTTAGACAGAAGAACAGGAGAAATCACGACAAAGGatgattttgattttgaaatcGCTAGTAGTTACACTCTCACTATAGAAGCGAAAGATCCTGGAGATCTAGCAGCCCATTGCAGTGTCCAAGTCGAAATTCTCGATGAGAATGATTGTGCACCGGAAGTGATTGTGACTTCAATATTTACTCCCCTACCAGAGGATTCACCACCAGGAACAGTGATCGCCTTGATAAAAACAAGAGATAGAGACTCgggagaaaatggagaagttTACTGCCAAATCTTGGGAAAGGCCGAGTTTATATTGAAATCTTACTCGAAGAACTATTACAAGCTAGTGACAGACAGGACCCTGGACCGGGAGGAGATCCCAGAATACAACGTCACTATAATGGCCACCGACAGAGGCAAGCAGCCCCTCTCCTCTAGTATAAGCATCACTCTGCGCCTCACAGATGTCAACGACAACGCTCCAGTTTTCCACCAGGCCTCCTACGTGGTCCACGTGCCAGAAAACAACCCCCCCGGCGCCTCCATCGCCCAAGTTAGCGCTTCAGATCCAGACTTGGGGCCCAACAGCCACGTCTCCTACTCCATCCTGGCCAGCGACCTGGAGCCGCGCGCACTGTCGTCCTACGTGTCCGTGAGCGCGCAGAGCGGCGTGGTGTTCGCGCAGCGCGCCTTCGACCACGAGCAGCTGCGCGCCTTCGAGCTGACGCTGCAGGCCCGCGACCACGGCTCGCCCGCGCTCAGCGCCAACGTGAGCCTGCGCGTGCTGGTGGGCGACCGCAACGACAACGCGCCCAGGGTGCTGTACCCGGCGCTGGGGCCCGACGGCTCGGCGCTCTTCGACACGGTGCCGCGCGGCGCGCAGCCCGGCCACCTAGTCACCAAGGTGGTGGCGGTGGACGCCGACTCTGGACACAACGCCTGGCTGTCCTACCACGTGCTGCAGGCCAGCGAGCCCGGACTTTTCAGCGTGGGGCTGCGCACGGGCGAGGTGCGCACGGCGCGGGCCCTGGGCGACAGGGACGCGGCCCGCCAGCGCCTGCTGGTTGTTGTGCGCGATGGGGGACAGCCGCCCCTCTCGGCCACCGCCACGCTGCTCCTGGTTTTCGCGGACAGCCTGCAGGAGGCGCTGCCGGACCTCAGTGACCACTCTGAGCCCACTGACCCCCAAGCTGAGCTGCAGTTTTACTTGGTGGTGGCCTTGGCCTTGATCTCGGTGCTCTTCCTCCTGGCAGTGATTCTGGCGGTCGCCCTACACCTTCGACGCTCCTCCAGCCCCGCTGCCTGGGGCTGCTTTCAGCCTGGTGTCTGTGTCAAGTCTGGACCCGTGGTTCCCCCCAACTACAGTGAGGGAACATTGCCCTATTCCTACAATCTGTGTGTTGCCTCACAATCAGCTAAGGCAGAATTTAATTTTCTCAGCGTCACTCCAGAAATGGCTCCCCCTCAGGATCTCCTCTGCGAAGATGCCTCTTGGGTGCCAAGTAGTAATCATGGAGATGCTGGGGTCCCATTTGCCTCAGGTACTATTTTAAAG CGACACAGATGGACAGAAATATCCAGAACTGGTACTGGAACTGCCGTTGGACCGAGAGAAAGTAGCTGTTCACGACCTCCTACTCACAGCTTTAGATGGCGGAGACCCCGTACTCTCTGGTACCACGCACATCCGCGTGATGGTTCTCGATGCAAACGATAA
- the LOC132486400 gene encoding protocadherin gamma-B2 isoform X15 translates to MRPSAERSGRARWRQVLLPFLLSLFRGALPDQIRYSIPEELAKNSVVGNLAKNLGLSVRDLPARKLRVTAEKEYFIVNPESGDLLVSDRIDREQICGKKPLCILDFDTVAENPLNIFHVSVIVQDINDNTPLFKQSKIDLKIGESTKPGKAFPLDPALDLDAGPNSLQRYNLNENEHFDLTEKQTPDGRKYPELILKHPLDREEQNFHHLVLTAVDGGDPPQSGTTQIQIQVTDANDNPPVFSQDVYRVSLQEGVPPGFLVLQLTATDQDEGVNAEIIYSFHNVDEQVEQFFNLDRRTGEITTKDDFDFEIASSYTLTIEAKDPGDLAAHCSVQVEILDENDCAPEVIVTSIFTPLPEDSPPGTVIALIKTRDRDSGENGEVYCQILGKAEFILKSYSKNYYKLVTDRTLDREEIPEYNVTIMATDRGKQPLSSSISITLRLTDVNDNAPVFHQASYVVHVPENNPPGASIAQVSASDPDLGPNSHVSYSILASDLEPRALSSYVSVSAQSGVVFAQRAFDHEQLRAFELTLQARDHGSPALSANVSLRVLVGDRNDNAPRVLYPALGPDGSALFDTVPRGAQPGHLVTKVVAVDADSGHNAWLSYHVLQASEPGLFSVGLRTGEVRTARALGDRDAARQRLLVVVRDGGQPPLSATATLLLVFADSLQEALPDLSDHSEPTDPQAELQFYLVVALALISVLFLLAVILAVALHLRRSSSPAAWGCFQPGVCVKSGPVVPPNYSEGTLPYSYNLCVASQSAKAEFNFLSVTPEMAPPQDLLCEDASWVPSSNHGDAGVPFASGTILKQRGLQFPSADSGRRCWPKWRAWCWRPPRADAAHFPISDSLAFPPLPPLEKKKPCLTPHAGIKLFGAPDNCSTEIVCNLASPSR, encoded by the coding sequence ATGAGGCCGAGCGCAGAGAGGAGCGGCCGAGCGCGGTGGCGGCAGGTACTGTTGCCCTTCCTGCTGTCTTTGTTCCGCGGGGCTCTCCCAGACCAAATTCGCTACTCAATTCCCGAGGAGCTGGCCAAGAACTCGGTGGTAGGAAACCTCGCCAAGAATCTGGGGCTCAGTGTCCGGGACTTGCCGGCCCGGAAGTTGCGGGTTACCGCGGAGAAGGAATATTTTATTGTAAACCCTGAGAGCGGGGACTTACTTGTGAGTGATAGAATAGACCGAGAGCAGATTTGTGGGAAGAAGCCTCTGTGCATTCTGGATTTCGATACTGTCGCTGAAAACCCACTAAATATTTTCCATGTATCAGTAATAGTACAGGATATAAATGACAACACTCCGCTATTCAAACAGAGTAAGATTGACTTAAAAATTGGAGAATCCACTAAGCCAGGTAAAGCATTTCCACTAGACCCGGCGCTGGATTTGGATGCTGGTCCTAATTCACTGCAAAGATACAACCTTAATGAAAATGAGCACTTTGATCTCACAGAGAAACAGACTCCAGATGGACGTAAATATCCTGAGTTGATTCTGAAACATCCTCTGGACAGAGAAGAGCAGAATTTTCATCATCTGGTCCTGACAGCTGTAGACGGTGGGGACCCACCCCAAAGTGGCACCACCCAGATCCAAATCCAAGTCACAGATGCCAACGATAATCCCCCAGTGTTCAGCCAGGACGTGTACAGGGTCAGCCTGCAAGAGGGCGTGCCCCCTGGCTTCTTAGTGCTTCAACTGACAGCCACCGACCAGGACGAGGGCGTCAACGCAGAGATCATCTACTCCTTCCATAATGTGGATGAACAAGTGGAACAATTTTTTAACTTAGACAGAAGAACAGGAGAAATCACGACAAAGGatgattttgattttgaaatcGCTAGTAGTTACACTCTCACTATAGAAGCGAAAGATCCTGGAGATCTAGCAGCCCATTGCAGTGTCCAAGTCGAAATTCTCGATGAGAATGATTGTGCACCGGAAGTGATTGTGACTTCAATATTTACTCCCCTACCAGAGGATTCACCACCAGGAACAGTGATCGCCTTGATAAAAACAAGAGATAGAGACTCgggagaaaatggagaagttTACTGCCAAATCTTGGGAAAGGCCGAGTTTATATTGAAATCTTACTCGAAGAACTATTACAAGCTAGTGACAGACAGGACCCTGGACCGGGAGGAGATCCCAGAATACAACGTCACTATAATGGCCACCGACAGAGGCAAGCAGCCCCTCTCCTCTAGTATAAGCATCACTCTGCGCCTCACAGATGTCAACGACAACGCTCCAGTTTTCCACCAGGCCTCCTACGTGGTCCACGTGCCAGAAAACAACCCCCCCGGCGCCTCCATCGCCCAAGTTAGCGCTTCAGATCCAGACTTGGGGCCCAACAGCCACGTCTCCTACTCCATCCTGGCCAGCGACCTGGAGCCGCGCGCACTGTCGTCCTACGTGTCCGTGAGCGCGCAGAGCGGCGTGGTGTTCGCGCAGCGCGCCTTCGACCACGAGCAGCTGCGCGCCTTCGAGCTGACGCTGCAGGCCCGCGACCACGGCTCGCCCGCGCTCAGCGCCAACGTGAGCCTGCGCGTGCTGGTGGGCGACCGCAACGACAACGCGCCCAGGGTGCTGTACCCGGCGCTGGGGCCCGACGGCTCGGCGCTCTTCGACACGGTGCCGCGCGGCGCGCAGCCCGGCCACCTAGTCACCAAGGTGGTGGCGGTGGACGCCGACTCTGGACACAACGCCTGGCTGTCCTACCACGTGCTGCAGGCCAGCGAGCCCGGACTTTTCAGCGTGGGGCTGCGCACGGGCGAGGTGCGCACGGCGCGGGCCCTGGGCGACAGGGACGCGGCCCGCCAGCGCCTGCTGGTTGTTGTGCGCGATGGGGGACAGCCGCCCCTCTCGGCCACCGCCACGCTGCTCCTGGTTTTCGCGGACAGCCTGCAGGAGGCGCTGCCGGACCTCAGTGACCACTCTGAGCCCACTGACCCCCAAGCTGAGCTGCAGTTTTACTTGGTGGTGGCCTTGGCCTTGATCTCGGTGCTCTTCCTCCTGGCAGTGATTCTGGCGGTCGCCCTACACCTTCGACGCTCCTCCAGCCCCGCTGCCTGGGGCTGCTTTCAGCCTGGTGTCTGTGTCAAGTCTGGACCCGTGGTTCCCCCCAACTACAGTGAGGGAACATTGCCCTATTCCTACAATCTGTGTGTTGCCTCACAATCAGCTAAGGCAGAATTTAATTTTCTCAGCGTCACTCCAGAAATGGCTCCCCCTCAGGATCTCCTCTGCGAAGATGCCTCTTGGGTGCCAAGTAGTAATCATGGAGATGCTGGGGTCCCATTTGCCTCAGGTACTATTTTAAAG
- the LOC132485490 gene encoding LOW QUALITY PROTEIN: protocadherin gamma-B3-like (The sequence of the model RefSeq protein was modified relative to this genomic sequence to represent the inferred CDS: deleted 1 base in 1 codon), with amino-acid sequence MGNRLGSKRQAGWSRILFLFLLSLFRRALSEQVRYTIPEELARGSQVGNLAKDLGLGVRDLRTRNLRVSAEKKFFTVSTENGDLLVSDRIDREQICGKKSMCVLEFEMVAEKPLNFFHITVEIQDVNDNPPTFSRSVTELEISELALTGATFALESAQNSHVGVNSLQQYYLNPDPHFSLIQKENPDGSRYPELVVQAPLDREQQSFHHLVLTAVDGGEPARSCTTQIRVVVADANDKPPVFTQDMYRVSVQENLPLGSSVLRVMATDLDEGINAEITYAFINIGKAVRQLFKLDSKTGELTTGGGLDFEDRGSYTIGVEAKDGGCHTVHCKLQIDILDENDNAPEITLDAESKYIQEDAELGAVVALIKTHDLDSGFNGEILCQLKGNFPFKIVQDTKNTYKLVTDRALDREKTLEYNVTITATDKGKPPLSSKRSVTLKVADVNDNAPVFHQASYVVHVAENNPPGASITQVSASDPDLGPNSHVSYSILASDLEPHALSSYVSVSAQSGVVFAQRAFDYEQLRAFELTLQARDHGSPGLSASVSVRVLVGDRNDNAPRVLYPALGPDGSALFDTVPRATQPGYLVTKVVAVDADSGHNAWLSYHVLQASEPGLFSVGLRTGEVRMARALGDRDAARQRLLVAVRDGGQPPLSATATLLLVFADSLQEALLDLSDHSEPTDPQAEPQFYLVVALALISVLFLLAVILAVALSLRRSSSPATWSCFQTSFCSRTGPEVLPNYGEGTLPYSYKLCAATHSSKTEFKFLNIGASLAPPRDLLYNEASWLESTSNDNPQIACNSVNLQQVNYFKTFSSHKYN; translated from the exons ATGGGAAACCGCTTGGGGTCGAAGCGCCAGGCTGGGTGGAGTcgaattttgtttctcttcctgcTGTCTTTGTTCCGCCGGGCGCTTTCGGAGCAAGTCCGCTACACTATTCCAGAGGAGCTGGCCAGGGGCTCGCAGGTGGGGAACCTCGCCAAGGATCTGGGGCTTGGCGTGCGAGATTTGCGTACACGGAACCTGCGGGTTAGTgcagagaagaaattcttcaCAGTGAGCACCGAGAACGGAGACTTACTTGTGAGCGACCGTATAGACCGAGAGCAGATTTGTGGCAAGAAGTCGATGTGTGTTCTGGAATTCGAAATGGTCGCTGAAAAGCCTTTGAACTTTTTTCATATAACCGTGGAGATTCAAGATGTCAACGACAACCCACCGACCTTTAGCCGAAGTGTCACTGAGCTGGAAATCAGTGAACTGGCCCTAACTGGAGCCACCTTTGCCCTGGAATCTGCACAAAATTCACATGTAGGTGTCAATTCCCTGCAGCAATACTACCTCAACCCTGACCCTCACTTCTCTTTGATCCAGAAGGAGAACCCAGACGGCAGTAGGTACCCAGAACTGGTAGTGCAGGCTCCCCTGGACAGAGAACAGCAGTCCTTCCACCACCTGGTCCTCACGGCTGTGGATGGGGGTGAGCCAGCCAGAAGCTGCACTACGCAGATCAGGGTAGTTGTGGCAGATGCAAATGATAAGCCCCCAGTGTTCACCCAGGACATGTACAGGGTCAGTGTTCAAGAGAACCTACCCCTGGGTTCCTCTGTGCTAAGAGTGATGGCCACTGACTTGGATGAGGGCATCAATGCTGAGATCACCTACGCTTTTATCAATATTGGTAAGGCAGTGAGACAACTGTTCAAGCTGGACAGTAAAACAGGGGAACTCACCACTGGTGGAGGACTGGACTTTGAAGACAGAGGGAGCTACACAATTGGGGTGGAAGCAAAGGATGGTGGATGTCACACTGTGCATTGCAAACTACAAATAGATATTTTGGATGAAAATGACAATGCTCCCGAGATAACCCTGGATGCTGAATCTAAATATATACAAGAAGATGCTGAGCTGGGGGCTGTGGTTGCCTTGATCAAAACACATGATCTAGATTCTGGATTTAATGGGGAAATCTTATGCCAACTAAAAGGAAATTTCCCATTTAAAATAGTTCAAGATACAAAAAACACATACAAGCTGGTGACAGATAGAGCCTTAGACCGAGAGAAGACTCTGGAATACAATGTCACTATCACAGCTACTGACAAGGGCAAGCCGCCCCTGTCCTCTAAAAGGAGTGTCACCTTAAAAGTCGCTGATGTCAACGACAACGCTCCAGTTTTCCACCAGGCCTCTTACGTGGTCCACGTGGCAGAAAACAACCCGCCCGGCGCCTCCATCACCCAAGTTAGCGCTTCAGATCCAGACTTGGGGCCCAACAGCCACGTCTCCTATTCCATCCTGGCCAGCGACCTGGAGCCGCACGCGCTGTCGTCCTACGTGTCAGTGAGCGCGCAGAGCGGCGTGGTGTTCGCGCAGCGCGCCTTCGACTACGAGCAGCTGCGCGCCTTCGAGCTGACGCTGCAGGCCCGCGACCACGGCTCGCCCGGACTCAGCGCCAGTGTGAGCGTGCGCGTGCTGGTGGGCGACCGCAACGACAACGCGCCCAGGGTGCTGTACCCGGCGCTGGGGCCCGACGGCTCGGCGCTCTTCGACACGGTGCCCCGCGCCACGCAGCCCGGCTACCTGGTCACCAAGGTGGTGGCGGTAGACGCTGACTCTGGACACAACGCCTGGCTGTCCTACCACGTGCTGCAGGCCAGCGAGCCCGGACTTTTCAGCGTGGGGCTGCGCACGGGCGAGGTGCGCATGGCGCGGGCCCTGGGCGACAGGGACGCGGCCCGCCAGCGCCTGCTGGTTGCTGTGCGCGATGGGGGACAGCCGCCCCTCTCC GCCACCGCCACGCTGCTTCTGGTTTTCGCGGACAGCCTTCAGGAGGCGCTGCTGGACCTCAGTGACCACTCTGAGCCCACTGACCCCCAAGCTGAGCCGCAGTTTTACCTGGTGGTGGCCTTGGCCTTGATCTCGGTGCTCTTCCTCCTGGCAGTGATTCTGGCGGTTGCCCTGAGTTTGCGACGCTCCTCCAGCCCCGCCACCTGGAGTTGCTTTCAGACTAGTTTTTGCTCCAGAACTGGACCCGAAGTTCTCCCCAACTATGGGGAAGGGACTTTACCATATTCCTACAAACTGTGTGCTGCCACACATTCCTCAAAGACTGAGTTTAAATTTCTCaatataggggcctccctgg CTCCACCACGAGATCTTCTGTATAATGAAGCCTCTTGGCTTGAAAGTACCAGTAATGACAATCCCCAAATTGCTTGTAATTCAGTCAATTTGCAACAGGTGAATTACTTCAAAACCTTTTCCTCCCATAAGTATAATTAG